A region of Paraburkholderia largidicola DNA encodes the following proteins:
- a CDS encoding replicative DNA helicase, producing the protein MNAPSKDPQIESLKVPPHSIEAEQSVLGGLLLDNAAWDRIADFLSQSDFYRYDHRLIFEHIGRLIASTRPADVVTVYEALTTSGKAEEVGGLAYLNALAQNTPSAANIRRYAEIVRDRAVLRRLVSVADEISADAFNPQGKEVRQLLDEAESKVFSIAEDGARGTQGFLEIGPLLTQVVERIDTLYHTANPSDVTGTPTGFVDLDRMTSGMHGGELIIVAGRPSMGKTAFSMNIGEYVAVEYGLPVAVFSMEMPGTQLTMRMLGSVGRLDQHRMRTGRLTDEDWPKLTHAVQKMSEAQLFIDETGGLNPMELRSRARRLSRQCGKLGLIIIDYLQLMSGSSSGENRATEISEISRSLKSLAKELDVPVIALSQLNRGLEQRPNKRPIMSDLRESGAIEQDADVILFIYRDEVYNPDSPDKGTAEIIIGKQRNGPIGPVRLTFHGQFTKFDNFAGAQNFYGSE; encoded by the coding sequence ATGAACGCACCGTCGAAAGATCCTCAAATCGAGTCGCTGAAAGTCCCGCCCCATTCCATCGAGGCCGAGCAATCGGTGCTGGGCGGTCTGCTGCTCGACAACGCCGCATGGGACCGCATTGCCGACTTCCTCTCGCAAAGCGATTTCTACCGCTACGACCACCGCCTCATTTTCGAGCACATCGGCAGGCTGATCGCGTCGACGCGTCCCGCCGACGTCGTGACCGTCTATGAAGCGCTGACCACCTCGGGTAAGGCCGAAGAAGTCGGCGGGCTCGCGTACCTGAACGCGCTCGCGCAGAACACGCCGAGCGCGGCGAACATCCGGCGTTATGCGGAAATCGTACGGGATCGTGCGGTGCTGCGCCGGCTGGTGTCCGTCGCCGACGAAATTTCCGCCGATGCGTTCAATCCGCAGGGCAAGGAAGTCCGCCAGCTGCTGGACGAAGCGGAATCGAAGGTGTTCTCGATCGCCGAAGACGGTGCGCGCGGCACGCAGGGCTTCCTGGAAATCGGGCCGCTGCTGACGCAGGTCGTCGAGCGCATCGACACGCTGTACCACACGGCCAATCCGAGCGACGTGACGGGCACGCCAACGGGCTTCGTCGACCTCGACCGGATGACGTCGGGCATGCACGGCGGCGAGCTCATCATCGTGGCGGGGCGTCCGTCGATGGGTAAGACGGCGTTTTCGATGAACATCGGCGAATACGTGGCCGTCGAATACGGTTTGCCAGTCGCCGTGTTCTCGATGGAAATGCCGGGCACGCAGCTGACCATGCGTATGCTCGGCTCGGTCGGCCGACTCGACCAGCACCGCATGCGGACTGGGCGCCTGACGGACGAAGACTGGCCGAAGCTCACGCATGCCGTCCAGAAAATGAGCGAGGCGCAGCTTTTCATCGACGAAACGGGCGGCCTGAACCCGATGGAACTGCGCTCGCGCGCGCGGCGTCTGTCGCGCCAGTGCGGCAAGCTCGGCCTCATCATCATCGACTACTTGCAGCTGATGAGCGGCTCGTCGTCGGGCGAAAATCGCGCGACGGAAATTTCGGAAATCTCGCGTTCGCTGAAAAGCCTCGCCAAAGAACTCGACGTGCCCGTGATCGCGCTGTCACAGCTGAACCGCGGTCTCGAACAGCGCCCGAACAAGCGACCGATCATGTCCGATCTGCGCGAATCAGGTGCAATCGAGCAGGACGCGGACGTGATCCTGTTCATCTACCGCGACGAAGTTTACAACCCGGACAGCCCCGACAAAGGCACCGCCGAAATCATCATCGGCAAACAGCGTAACGGTCCAATCGGCCCCGTTCGGCTCACGTTCCATGGGCAATTCACGAAGTTCGATAATTTTGCGGGCGCGCAGAATTTCTACGGCAGCGAGTAG
- a CDS encoding C40 family peptidase, with the protein MLRLALSLLVVALLAACSGAPQKTVRSSGGSYASSGGAYRTTPPGFPRFVDHSIGREEISIQAMSLVGVPYRWGGNTPDSGFDCSGLVHYVVQRAASVNLPRTTADMSSRGDSIEPDEIAPGDLIFFNTTGRPHSHVGIYVGKLRFVNAPSTGGTVRLDYLTNPYWAKRFDGIRRVAPALNKPTTTPFDAPSYEAAAPVSSAPAVAATEAAPRTPAAPEVAGGTYGAPRSAYVTQNRAQAAPVVNQGTAATAATAAASADQFEPPPPGMSAAQMQARAAGAISPTQVASPVAAAPADATPSRVYGAAPSPASTSAPDAIDAAADAYEPPPPAAVAARQARQAQFSGDNRESGGVQIMRASTASRPIPAPTQTNDDPIAGFANY; encoded by the coding sequence ATGCTTCGCCTCGCGCTGTCACTGTTGGTCGTCGCCCTGCTCGCCGCCTGCTCAGGCGCGCCGCAGAAGACCGTGCGCAGTTCGGGCGGATCGTATGCGTCGTCGGGCGGCGCGTATCGCACTACGCCACCGGGCTTCCCCCGTTTCGTCGACCACAGCATCGGGCGCGAGGAAATCTCGATTCAGGCCATGAGCCTTGTCGGCGTGCCGTATCGCTGGGGCGGCAATACGCCGGATAGCGGGTTCGATTGCAGCGGACTCGTGCACTACGTCGTGCAGCGCGCGGCTTCCGTGAACCTGCCGCGCACGACGGCCGATATGAGTTCGCGCGGCGACTCCATCGAACCCGACGAGATCGCGCCGGGCGACCTGATTTTCTTCAACACGACGGGACGCCCGCATTCGCATGTCGGGATTTATGTCGGCAAGCTGCGTTTCGTGAACGCGCCGTCGACGGGCGGCACCGTGCGGCTCGACTATCTGACCAATCCCTACTGGGCGAAGCGTTTCGACGGTATCCGCCGGGTGGCGCCCGCGCTGAACAAGCCAACGACGACGCCATTCGATGCACCGAGCTACGAGGCTGCGGCGCCTGTGTCTTCGGCGCCTGCGGTTGCAGCGACAGAAGCCGCGCCGAGGACACCGGCCGCGCCCGAAGTCGCTGGCGGCACGTATGGCGCGCCCCGCAGCGCTTACGTGACGCAGAATCGTGCTCAAGCCGCGCCAGTGGTCAATCAGGGCACGGCCGCCACGGCTGCCACCGCGGCAGCATCCGCCGATCAGTTCGAGCCGCCGCCGCCCGGCATGAGCGCCGCGCAAATGCAGGCGCGCGCAGCGGGCGCCATATCGCCGACCCAAGTCGCTTCGCCGGTTGCCGCCGCGCCCGCCGACGCCACACCGTCACGCGTCTACGGCGCTGCGCCCTCGCCTGCCTCCACTTCCGCGCCCGATGCCATCGACGCCGCCGCGGATGCCTACGAACCGCCGCCGCCCGCCGCCGTCGCAGCGCGCCAGGCTCGCCAGGCGCAGTTCTCCGGCGACAACCGCGAATCAGGCGGCGTACAGATCATGCGCGCGTCGACGGCTTCGCGCCCCATTCCCGCGCCGACGCAAACCAACGACGACCCGATCGCGGGCTTCGCGAACTATTGA
- a CDS encoding PhoH family protein produces MPLPTPPSKLGNLLPPDEYTAKPAKPGRKQAYEGEQAASAEYGRANVAAPMTHAANAATTLRPVQSVAEPVAEIAPQRGRKSKQTAALLQPVPAAPASAPSTAAPVVARGKGSAEAQAPAAASAKPTRTGTKKGTAKTAQVEVRKLFVLDTNVLMHDPTCLFRFEEHDVYLPMMTLEELDNHKKGMSEVARNARQVSRTLDSLVANAGEMSEGISLARLGSREALGRLYFQTKLTHIEPVEGLPQGKADNQILGVVRALQRDREDRQVVLVSKDINMRIKAHALGLPAEDYFNDQVLEDKDLLYSGIRQLPLDFWAKHAKDMESWQDTKTGTTYYRVTGPLCASMLVNEFVYLEPQNGEPTFHAIVRELNGKTALLQTLRDYGHHKNNVWGITARNREQNFALNLLMNPEIDFVTLLGQAGTGKTLVALAAGLAQVLDDKRYNEIIVTRATVPVGEDIGFLPGTEEEKMQPWMGAFDDNLEVLQKTDDAAGEWGRAATQELIRSRLKIKSMNFMRGRTFVDKYLIIDEAQNLTPKQMKTLVTRAGPGTKIICLGNIAQIDTPYLTEGSSGLTYVVDRFKGWAHSGHVTLARGERSRLADYASDIL; encoded by the coding sequence ATGCCTTTGCCTACCCCACCCAGCAAGCTCGGCAATCTGTTGCCGCCTGATGAATACACGGCGAAGCCTGCAAAGCCTGGTCGAAAACAGGCGTATGAAGGGGAGCAAGCCGCATCGGCCGAATATGGCCGCGCCAACGTCGCCGCACCGATGACGCACGCCGCCAACGCGGCCACCACGCTGCGCCCCGTTCAGAGCGTCGCCGAGCCCGTTGCCGAAATCGCGCCACAGCGCGGTCGCAAGTCGAAGCAGACGGCCGCATTGCTGCAGCCCGTCCCGGCTGCGCCGGCATCAGCGCCCAGCACGGCAGCGCCTGTCGTCGCTCGTGGCAAGGGTTCCGCCGAAGCGCAAGCGCCCGCCGCCGCCAGCGCCAAACCGACCCGCACCGGCACGAAGAAAGGCACGGCCAAGACTGCGCAGGTGGAGGTTCGCAAGCTGTTCGTGCTCGACACCAACGTGCTGATGCACGATCCGACCTGCCTCTTCCGTTTTGAGGAACACGACGTCTATCTGCCCATGATGACGTTGGAAGAGCTCGACAATCACAAGAAGGGGATGTCGGAAGTCGCGCGCAACGCGCGTCAGGTCAGCCGTACGCTGGATTCGCTCGTCGCGAATGCAGGTGAAATGTCGGAAGGCATTTCGCTCGCGCGTCTGGGTAGCCGCGAAGCGCTGGGACGCCTCTACTTCCAGACGAAGCTCACGCATATCGAGCCCGTCGAAGGCCTGCCGCAAGGCAAGGCGGATAACCAGATTCTCGGCGTCGTGCGCGCGCTGCAGCGCGACCGGGAGGACCGCCAGGTCGTGCTGGTGTCGAAAGACATCAACATGCGCATCAAGGCGCACGCGCTCGGCCTGCCCGCTGAAGACTACTTCAACGACCAGGTTCTCGAAGACAAGGACCTGCTCTACTCCGGCATCCGTCAACTGCCGCTCGACTTCTGGGCAAAGCACGCGAAGGACATGGAGAGCTGGCAGGACACCAAGACGGGCACCACGTACTACCGCGTGACGGGTCCGCTGTGCGCGTCGATGCTGGTCAACGAGTTCGTCTATCTCGAGCCGCAGAATGGCGAGCCGACGTTCCACGCGATCGTCCGTGAACTGAACGGCAAGACGGCGCTCCTGCAGACGCTGCGCGACTACGGCCACCACAAGAACAACGTGTGGGGCATCACGGCGCGCAACCGCGAGCAGAACTTCGCGCTGAACCTGCTGATGAACCCGGAGATCGACTTCGTCACGCTGCTCGGCCAGGCGGGCACGGGCAAGACGCTGGTCGCGCTGGCGGCTGGTCTCGCGCAGGTGCTCGACGACAAGCGCTACAACGAGATCATCGTGACGCGCGCAACGGTTCCCGTCGGCGAAGACATCGGCTTCCTTCCCGGCACTGAAGAGGAAAAGATGCAGCCGTGGATGGGCGCATTCGACGACAACCTCGAAGTGCTGCAAAAAACCGACGACGCAGCGGGCGAATGGGGCCGCGCGGCAACCCAGGAACTGATCCGCTCGCGCCTGAAGATCAAGAGCATGAACTTCATGCGCGGCCGCACGTTCGTCGACAAGTATCTGATCATCGACGAGGCGCAAAACCTGACGCCGAAGCAGATGAAGACGCTCGTCACGCGCGCCGGTCCGGGCACGAAGATCATCTGCCTCGGCAACATCGCGCAGATCGATACGCCGTATCTGACGGAAGGCAGTTCGGGGCTGACGTATGTCGTCGATCGCTTCAAGGGCTGGGCGCACAGCGGGCATGTGACGCTGGCGCGCGGCGAGCGTTCGCGGCTGGCTGATTACGCGTCGGACATTCTCTAA
- a CDS encoding SDR family NAD(P)-dependent oxidoreductase, translating into MDLGLKDKVVLITGGSKGIGLACARAFAMEGAKVAIVSRDPANLARAREQLSSEGLHVHLTRADLHEPHSAADVVEEATSAVGPIDILINSAGAARRYDPESLDAAAFKATMEAKYFPYIYPQQEVLRRMAERVKSGAAKEPGTIVNIIGMGGKIASDIHIAGGAANAALMLATVGLAHYYARYGIRINAINPGATMTERVEEALQLEASREGIAAADALARGEARVPLGRFAKPEEIADVALFLASRRASYVTGAIVPMDGGSAPLI; encoded by the coding sequence ATGGATCTCGGGCTCAAAGACAAAGTGGTTCTGATAACAGGCGGCAGCAAGGGCATCGGACTCGCGTGCGCGCGGGCGTTCGCGATGGAAGGCGCGAAAGTCGCGATCGTGTCACGCGATCCCGCCAACCTCGCCCGCGCCCGCGAGCAGCTTTCGAGCGAGGGGCTGCATGTCCACCTGACGCGCGCCGATCTGCACGAGCCGCATAGCGCCGCCGACGTCGTCGAGGAAGCGACGTCCGCCGTCGGCCCGATCGACATCCTGATCAACAGTGCGGGCGCCGCGCGCCGCTACGACCCCGAATCGCTCGATGCCGCTGCGTTCAAGGCGACGATGGAAGCGAAATACTTCCCGTATATCTACCCGCAGCAGGAAGTGCTCAGGCGCATGGCCGAGCGCGTGAAATCCGGCGCGGCGAAGGAGCCGGGAACGATCGTCAACATCATCGGCATGGGCGGCAAGATCGCGAGCGATATCCATATCGCGGGCGGCGCGGCCAACGCGGCGCTGATGCTTGCCACCGTCGGCCTCGCGCACTATTACGCGCGTTATGGCATCCGCATCAACGCGATCAATCCGGGGGCAACGATGACGGAGCGTGTCGAGGAGGCACTGCAACTGGAAGCGTCGCGCGAAGGCATCGCGGCCGCCGATGCGCTCGCGCGCGGCGAAGCCCGCGTGCCGCTCGGACGTTTCGCGAAACCAGAAGAAATAGCAGACGTCGCGCTGTTTCTGGCGAGCCGCCGCGCGAGCTACGTGACGGGCGCGATCGTCCCGATGGATGGAGGCAGCGCGCCGCTGATCTGA
- a CDS encoding DUF47 domain-containing protein, whose amino-acid sequence MFGRFMPTEGKFFEIFNAHAKHIVAGSHELELLIDNLGDAEIHKQNVQTAEKAADKLTHETIDLLHKTFITPLDRDEIHKLITTMDDILDLMEDVATAISLYDVRAVTSEASQLAHISTACCERVQAAVAMLSDMKQAREILKACEDIDRLESDADRVLRSAMSKLFREEDDVKTLIKLKAIYELLESITDKCEDVANIIEGIVLENA is encoded by the coding sequence ATGTTCGGTCGATTCATGCCCACTGAGGGCAAATTTTTTGAAATCTTCAACGCTCACGCGAAGCACATCGTCGCGGGGAGCCACGAACTCGAACTGTTGATCGACAACCTCGGTGACGCCGAGATCCACAAGCAAAACGTGCAGACGGCCGAAAAAGCGGCCGACAAACTCACGCACGAAACCATCGATCTGCTGCACAAGACTTTCATCACGCCGCTCGACCGCGACGAAATCCACAAGCTGATCACCACGATGGACGACATCCTCGACCTGATGGAGGACGTCGCCACGGCCATTTCGCTGTACGACGTGCGGGCGGTGACGTCGGAAGCGAGCCAGCTCGCGCACATTTCGACCGCTTGCTGCGAGCGCGTGCAGGCGGCCGTCGCCATGCTGTCGGACATGAAGCAGGCGCGCGAGATCCTGAAGGCGTGCGAAGACATCGATCGTCTGGAATCGGACGCCGACCGTGTGCTGCGCTCGGCGATGTCGAAGCTGTTTCGCGAGGAGGACGACGTCAAGACGCTGATCAAGCTGAAGGCGATCTACGAGCTGCTCGAGTCGATCACCGACAAGTGTGAGGACGTGGCGAACATCATCGAAGGCATCGTGCTGGAAAACGCCTGA
- the rpsR gene encoding 30S ribosomal protein S18: protein MPRPTGKKFDKRRQQQNPLFKRKKFCRFTAANVDQIDYKDIDTLKDFIGENGKITPARLTGTKAHYQRQLDTAIKRARFLALMPYTDQHKA from the coding sequence ATGCCCCGCCCGACTGGTAAGAAATTCGACAAGCGTCGTCAGCAACAAAACCCGCTCTTCAAGCGCAAGAAGTTCTGCCGTTTCACGGCTGCAAACGTCGATCAGATCGACTACAAGGACATCGATACGCTGAAGGACTTCATCGGCGAAAACGGCAAGATCACGCCGGCACGTCTGACGGGTACCAAGGCCCACTATCAGCGCCAGCTCGACACGGCAATCAAGCGCGCACGTTTCCTCGCGCTGATGCCGTACACCGATCAGCACAAGGCCTAA
- a CDS encoding RNA polymerase sigma factor, with translation MNETGKHAGGDARAEAARSLRFQQMALPHLDAAYNLARWLCGNGHDADDVVQEAFMRAYRFFDTFHGETARPWLLAIVRRTWYTEWRRRSGGVNATIEFDENLDDETFEGWSTNSPDPEALMIRDENTRLVHEALEMLPVEYREVLILRELEELSYREIATIADLPVGTVMSRLARGRRKLATALTSLQSKGSAQSRGGARDGGATQRAPDGADDVPGARPAMRASARTQGPPPGVVPDTARKTESGWMPHAPGALPGGLAQEAPDGL, from the coding sequence GTGAATGAGACCGGAAAACATGCGGGAGGCGATGCGCGCGCCGAGGCTGCGCGCAGTCTGCGTTTTCAGCAGATGGCGCTGCCGCATCTCGATGCCGCGTACAACCTTGCGCGCTGGCTATGCGGCAACGGGCACGATGCCGACGACGTCGTGCAGGAAGCGTTCATGCGCGCTTACCGTTTCTTCGACACGTTCCACGGCGAGACCGCGCGGCCCTGGCTGCTCGCGATCGTGCGCCGCACGTGGTACACGGAATGGCGAAGGCGCTCGGGTGGCGTCAACGCGACGATCGAGTTCGACGAGAACCTCGACGACGAGACGTTCGAAGGCTGGAGCACGAACTCGCCCGACCCCGAAGCGCTGATGATCCGCGATGAAAACACGCGGCTCGTGCACGAGGCGCTGGAAATGCTGCCTGTCGAGTATCGCGAGGTGCTGATCCTGCGCGAGCTGGAAGAATTGAGCTACCGCGAGATCGCCACGATCGCAGATCTGCCCGTCGGCACGGTGATGTCGCGGCTCGCGCGGGGGCGACGCAAGCTGGCGACGGCGTTGACGTCGTTGCAATCGAAGGGGAGCGCGCAGTCGAGAGGCGGCGCGCGCGATGGGGGCGCCACGCAGCGCGCGCCGGACGGGGCAGACGATGTGCCGGGTGCGCGGCCAGCCATGCGCGCATCGGCGCGGACCCAGGGTCCACCGCCCGGGGTCGTGCCCGATACCGCACGTAAAACCGAAAGCGGCTGGATGCCGCACGCTCCCGGCGCGTTGCCGGGCGGACTCGCACAGGAGGCGCCAGATGGACTGTAA
- the rpsF gene encoding 30S ribosomal protein S6, translated as MRHYEIVFIVHPDQSEQVPAMIERYKSTITSHGGQIHRIEDWGRRQLAYMIEKLAKAHYVCMNIECDQTTLDELEHAFKFNDAVLRHLIVKMKKAETGPSPMMKEVQREEAKKAAASQPTEAQA; from the coding sequence ATGCGTCATTACGAAATCGTATTCATCGTGCACCCCGATCAAAGCGAGCAAGTGCCCGCGATGATCGAGCGTTACAAGTCGACGATCACGTCGCACGGTGGCCAGATCCACCGCATCGAAGACTGGGGCCGTCGCCAACTGGCCTACATGATCGAGAAACTCGCGAAGGCTCACTACGTCTGCATGAACATCGAATGCGACCAGACCACGCTCGACGAACTCGAACACGCGTTCAAGTTCAACGACGCCGTTCTGCGTCACCTCATCGTCAAGATGAAGAAGGCCGAAACCGGCCCGTCGCCGATGATGAAGGAAGTGCAGCGCGAAGAAGCCAAGAAGGCGGCTGCATCGCAGCCGACGGAAGCGCAGGCTTAA
- a CDS encoding anti-sigma factor family protein, which produces MDCNEARPLLDANADHELTPPQSRDVQRHIESCEACRRESEMVRAMKGAVRSANYYRAPDELRARIMTALPSTELAAPQGATRDSEMRPEPRARRRKGWFDWVRLPQLPQLPKGGGFGPLAGEGAGGAMSGGGWHTGAAWRGGLALAFCALVAAGIAVTLHRTGEPMPLVDELVASHVRAQLSGHDIDVVSSDQHTVKPWFNGKLDYAPPVEDLAASGFPLAGGRLDYVGHRRVAVLTYRHAKHVIDVYVFPEDDRAAGKPGAAIVQDGYAVARWRDDGMMWWAVTDAAPESLTALQAALTARLHGTEPGAPYSGS; this is translated from the coding sequence ATGGACTGTAACGAAGCACGGCCGCTTCTCGATGCGAATGCGGACCACGAACTCACGCCGCCGCAATCACGCGACGTGCAGCGGCATATCGAAAGCTGCGAGGCCTGCCGGAGGGAGAGCGAAATGGTGCGGGCGATGAAGGGCGCGGTGCGCTCGGCCAATTACTACCGCGCGCCGGATGAACTGCGCGCGAGGATCATGACGGCGCTGCCGTCGACGGAGCTTGCCGCGCCGCAAGGCGCAACGCGCGACAGCGAAATGCGGCCCGAGCCGCGCGCGAGGCGGCGTAAAGGCTGGTTCGACTGGGTGCGGCTGCCGCAATTGCCGCAACTTCCGAAAGGCGGCGGCTTCGGCCCGCTGGCGGGCGAAGGCGCGGGCGGCGCGATGAGCGGCGGCGGATGGCACACGGGCGCAGCGTGGCGCGGCGGTCTCGCGCTGGCGTTCTGTGCGCTCGTCGCGGCGGGCATCGCGGTGACGCTGCACCGGACGGGCGAACCGATGCCGCTGGTCGACGAGCTGGTGGCGAGCCACGTGCGCGCACAGCTGTCGGGGCACGATATCGACGTGGTGTCGTCTGATCAGCACACGGTCAAGCCGTGGTTCAACGGCAAGCTCGACTACGCGCCGCCCGTCGAGGATCTCGCCGCGAGCGGCTTTCCGCTGGCGGGCGGACGGCTCGACTACGTCGGGCATCGGCGGGTGGCCGTGCTGACGTACCGGCACGCGAAGCATGTGATCGACGTCTACGTGTTCCCCGAGGACGACCGCGCGGCGGGCAAGCCGGGCGCGGCGATCGTGCAGGACGGCTATGCGGTGGCGCGCTGGCGCGACGACGGGATGATGTGGTGGGCCGTGACGGACGCCGCGCCCGAGTCGCTGACGGCGTTGCAGGCCGCGCTGACGGCCCGGCTGCATGGCACGGAGCCGGGGGCGCCGTATTCCGGCAGTTGA
- the rplI gene encoding 50S ribosomal protein L9 has protein sequence MQIILLEKVVNVGNLGDIVKVKDGYARNFLIPNKKARRATKEAIAEFEVRRAELEKVAAEKLTAAQAQGEKLAGLTIQIAQKAGVDGRLFGSVTNADIAEALGKQGFAVEKAQVRLPEGPLKIVGDHPVHVSLHTDVTVDVTVSVLGEHV, from the coding sequence ATGCAAATCATTCTTCTCGAAAAAGTTGTGAACGTCGGCAACCTGGGCGACATCGTCAAGGTCAAGGACGGCTATGCACGTAACTTCCTGATCCCGAACAAGAAGGCACGCCGCGCAACGAAGGAAGCCATCGCTGAATTCGAAGTTCGCCGCGCAGAACTGGAAAAGGTCGCAGCTGAAAAGCTGACGGCTGCTCAGGCACAAGGCGAAAAGCTGGCTGGCCTGACGATCCAGATCGCTCAGAAGGCTGGCGTCGACGGCCGTCTGTTCGGCTCGGTGACGAACGCCGACATCGCCGAAGCACTGGGCAAGCAAGGCTTCGCAGTTGAAAAGGCGCAAGTGCGTCTGCCGGAAGGCCCGCTGAAGATCGTTGGCGACCACCCGGTTCACGTCTCGCTGCACACGGACGTCACGGTTGACGTCACGGTGTCGGTGCTGGGCGAGCACGTCTAA
- a CDS encoding inorganic phosphate transporter: MHSIQLAIWAVATLVVVALVFDFMNGFHDAANSIATVVSTGVLKPQQAVAFAAAFNVIAYFIFHLKVAQTVGKGTIDPGIVDHYVVFGALVGAIGWNIVTWYYGIPSSSSHALIGGLVGSALAKSGWAALNWDGLLKTVTFIIVSPLLGFVLGSFFMLLVSWIYFRTPPSKVDRRFRRLQLVSAGLYSLGHGGNDAQKTIGIIWMLLIATGYASAAADAPPLWVIGGCYLSMGLGTLFGGWRIVRTMGQKITKLKPVGGFCAETGGAITLFLASFLGIPVSTTHTITGAIVGVGATQKLSAVRWGVAGNIVWAWVLTIPASAVLAAAGWWLGHRFL; this comes from the coding sequence ATGCATTCGATACAACTCGCCATCTGGGCGGTCGCGACGCTCGTCGTCGTCGCGCTCGTGTTCGACTTCATGAACGGCTTCCACGACGCGGCGAACTCGATCGCCACCGTCGTCTCGACGGGCGTGCTGAAGCCGCAACAGGCCGTCGCGTTCGCTGCCGCGTTCAACGTCATCGCCTATTTCATCTTCCACCTGAAAGTCGCGCAGACGGTCGGCAAGGGCACGATCGACCCCGGCATCGTCGATCACTACGTCGTGTTCGGCGCGCTGGTCGGCGCGATCGGCTGGAACATCGTCACCTGGTACTACGGCATTCCGTCCAGCTCGTCGCACGCGCTGATCGGCGGGCTGGTGGGCTCGGCGCTGGCGAAATCCGGCTGGGCCGCGCTCAACTGGGACGGGCTGCTGAAAACGGTCACGTTCATCATCGTGTCGCCGCTGCTTGGTTTCGTGCTCGGCTCGTTTTTCATGCTGCTGGTGTCATGGATCTACTTCCGAACGCCGCCAAGCAAGGTCGACAGGCGCTTCCGCCGGCTGCAGCTGGTGTCGGCGGGTCTGTACAGCCTCGGCCACGGCGGCAACGACGCGCAGAAAACCATCGGCATCATCTGGATGCTGCTGATCGCGACGGGCTATGCGTCGGCAGCGGCCGATGCGCCGCCGCTGTGGGTGATCGGCGGGTGTTATCTGTCGATGGGTCTCGGCACGCTATTCGGTGGCTGGCGCATCGTGCGGACGATGGGGCAGAAGATCACGAAGCTCAAGCCTGTCGGCGGCTTCTGTGCGGAGACGGGTGGCGCGATCACGCTGTTCCTCGCGTCGTTCCTCGGCATTCCCGTATCCACGACGCATACCATCACCGGTGCGATCGTCGGTGTCGGCGCGACGCAGAAGTTGTCGGCCGTGCGCTGGGGCGTCGCCGGCAATATCGTCTGGGCGTGGGTACTGACGATTCCCGCGTCCGCCGTGCTCGCGGCGGCCGGCTGGTGGCTCGGTCACCGCTTCCTGTAA
- the priB gene encoding primosomal replication protein N, with amino-acid sequence MNRLQLTASVVEREIVRYTPAGVPIAGCTLQHRTQVVEAGVARTVELIMQAVAAGEASGRLERVEMGVETLFTGFLAKKSRNARTLVFHITELQDIGKD; translated from the coding sequence ATGAACCGGCTGCAACTCACGGCGAGCGTCGTCGAACGCGAAATAGTGCGGTACACCCCCGCTGGCGTTCCGATTGCAGGCTGTACGTTGCAACACCGCACGCAGGTCGTCGAAGCGGGCGTTGCCCGAACCGTCGAGCTGATCATGCAGGCGGTCGCGGCCGGCGAGGCGAGCGGCAGGCTGGAGCGGGTTGAAATGGGCGTTGAAACGCTCTTCACCGGCTTCCTGGCGAAGAAAAGCCGCAACGCGAGAACTCTGGTGTTTCACATCACAGAATTGCAGGACATTGGAAAGGACTGA